Below is a window of Paenibacillus bovis DNA.
GCCGCAGGGTAATCGTGGTACCTTCATCCTGTACACTTTCGATGCCAATCCCGTATTCGTCGCCGAACATGTACTTCAGCCGCTGGTGCAGATTCTGCATGCCAATCCCCTGCCGAATGCCGGTTGATTCGCCTTCACCTGCCGGTTCTGCGGTGTACGTATCGAGTGAACGCCGCAGTCGCATCAGCGTCTCTGGCGGCATGCCTGCACCGTTATCCTGAACCCGGATATTCAGATACTTGGCGTCCGGCACGGCGCGGACGGTGAGTAGTCCGGACTTTTGCGCTTCCAGCCCATGCTTGACGGCATTCTCGATCACCGGCTGCAGCAGCATTTTGGGTACGGGCAGATTCATCCACTGCTCATCGATATCGATCTCCACGGTGAGCCGGTCTTCCAGCCGCATCTGGATAATATTGAGGTAATGGCGAATCTGCTCCACTTCCTCGCGCAGCGTCACTTCGGCATTGCCTTCCCAGTGGCTGCTGTAGCGGAACATATGCGACAGGGACAGTACGACTTCGCCGAGACGGTCATTGCCTTTCTCATCCAGCATCCAGTAAATCATATCCAGCGTATTGTATAGAAAGTGCGGATTCACCTGCGACTGAAGCGCATGCAGCTCGGCATTCTTTTCGCTGACCGACGAGATTTTGACCCGCTCGATCAGCTCCTCCACCCGTTTGACCATATGGTTAAAGGAAGCCACCACCACGTTAATCTCCTGATACGAAGTCACCCGGACAATCCCATGGAAATTACCGTTCTCCACCTGCTTCATCTGCCGGACTAGCCGCTGCAGCGGCAGCGAAATCGTGCGCGAGACGATCAGGGCAATCAGCGCAGCGACGAGGATCAGAATCGTGACGACGATGAACAGATAGCGTTTGGTCTGGGTCAGCTCCACGTCCAGATCCTGGGATGGGGTGGAGCTGACGACTGTCCAATCGGTCGTGCCCAGCTTGGAAGCTGCGATCAGGCGATCTCCCAGCTGATCCACGATGACTTCGCCTGGATCGCTCGGCGCCTTCATATGCTCCGGCAGCAGCGTATGCACTGGATTCGCTTCAAGCGAGGTCGGCACCGATTTGCCTTCACGGGTGATAATATCTACATCACTATTCGGTCCCAGCTTTAGATTGCTCATCGCGGCCAGTACCGTATCCGCCTTGGCTTCAAATAGCACAATACCAATCTGGTGCTGTTCGTTCAGATCGAAGATCGGTCGTCCAAAAGCAAATACCGCATCGTCTTCGGTCGTATCGATCAGCGAATGGGGAAACACGCCGAGCCAGACCATTTTGCCGGACGAGTCATTAATTTTTCGGTACCAGTCCGAACTGCTATACCGTGGATCGACGACTGTCGTGTAATTACCGTAGTTATAGATTTTGCCGTTCTCCCCGATAATATGTATCCCTACCAGATCATCACGGGAAAAGTAGATTGCGCCCATCATCGTGGTAATGGAGTGCTGATTGATATATTCGACCTGTGGCGGCAGCTTTTTTTTCTCGCCGACCAGCCGGACAATATCGCCGTTTGTACTGATTGATTTGGACAGGCTGTCATAGCTGGCGAGCAGCAGATCCAGCAGCCCGGCTGTCTGGGAGACATTCTTTTGGGCAATCTCGCCCAGCTTTTCGTGAAATTGTGTAGTTGTACGGTTATAGAACAGCGCGCTGACAATGAGCAGAATCGCAGTCATACAAAACAAGAACAGAATAAACAGCCGGGTATGGATCGAATGAAACCTGCGCGGCAAAATAGACTCCTCCTCTCTGCACTTTCTTCGAAAAAAGCCAAAGGGCGACAGCAGCAGAAGGTTTTTGACACCTTCTGCCCAGCTGTCGCCAGGCCCCTATATCTTGGATAATACCAGTTAAGGGATGTTTTTACAAAACAAACTATTTTGCTTGATATACGTTGGCTTCCCTGACTGAATCATCCTTCAATTCGGCCGTACCATCTATTTGGATACATACCATTTCCCTTGCCAATTCGTAACGAAAAAAGGAAACTATTACGCTTTAGCCTTTGACCGCACCGGCGACCATACCTTTGGTAATCCGCTCGGACAGGAGGAAATAAATCACGATAACCGGCAGTGCGCCCATGATCAGGAAAGCTCCGATATTACCGTAATTGACCGAATACTGGCTGACGAACGTATACACCCCGAACGGCAGCGTTTTGAGATTCTCGGACGAGATAAAGGTCGCCGCCACGATATATTCATTCCAGATATTGATAAAGGTCAGAATACATACCGTCATTACCGGCGGCAGCGAGATCGGCAGGATAATGCTGCGGAAGATCCGGTATACACTCGCTCCATCCATAAACGCCGATTCTTCAATATCCGTCGGAATCGCCCGCATGAATCCACTCAGGATAAAAACGGCTATTGGCAGCGCAAACGCCGTATACGGAATAATGATCGACCAGCGGGTATCCAGCAGGTCCAGGTTTTTGAAAATAATCATCAGTGGCAGCAGTGTCGCCTGCATCGGAATCATCATACCGAGCAGGAACAGCAGCAGCACATACGGTCCGTATTTCCATTTGAACCGTGAGATTGCATAAGCCGTCATCGCACTCAGAATAATAACAGCCAGCAGCGTCACACCGGTAACGAGTACGCTGTTGCCCAGATATTTGAGATAGCTACCGGAAGTGTAGGCTTCCGCATAGTTATGCCACTGCGGAAGTTTCGGAAAGGAGAAAAAGCTGCCGCTCAAGATCTCTTCATTCGTCTTCAGGGAATACATGAGCAGCCAGAACAGCGGGTACAACTGGGTAACAACCAGGATTGCGAAGAGAAGATACACAAATCCTTTTTTCACTTTTAGCATCTCGCTCTCCTCCTTTAGGTTACCTTGCGTTCGATTTTGTTAAAGATAAAGTTGATTACCACTGTTACCGCCAGACAGAAGACAACGAGGAATGTCGCGATCGCACTGCCGTAACCGTATTTCTGGGATAGGAAGGACATATTGTACATATGGGTAGCAATCGTATCGGTCGCATGTGCCGGGCCACCGCCTGTCATAACCATGACCAGCTCAAACGCCTGCAGAGAACCGATAAATGCCAGTACAATCGAGATTTTGAAGATCGGCACGATCATCGGGAATGTGATGTAGCGATCGGCTTTGAAGCCGTCTGCGCCATCGATTTTGGCCGCTTCGTAGATCTCGTCGGGAATATTCTGTACCCCGGTAAACTGGATCAGCAAATGGTAGCCAAAGTACTGCCACAGCGATACAAAATACAGGGCATACATCGCTGTCGCCGGTTCTGTCAGCCAGCTATGCGTCCAATTCTCCAGTCCGAGCTGGATCAGGATACCGTTCAGCATACCGCCCATGGACGTTGGGTTATAGATGGTTTTCCACAGCTGTCCGAGAATAACGTTGGACAGGATAACCGGAACAAAGTAGATCGTAACCAGCCGATTGCCTTTGCGAACATAACGGTTCAGCAGGATAGCAAACAGCAGGCAAAAAGGAATCTCAATCATGGAGAACACCGAATACATCAGTGTCCGCTTGACCGACGGCCAAAAGTTATTATCCTCGAACAGCAGCGTATGGAAGTTGGCCAGTCCGATAAACTTGGCATCTCCGATCCCGTTCCAGTCCAGTGTAGCCGTATAAAAGGAAACCAGAATCGGTACGAATACCGTTCCTATGTACAGGAGCAGACACGGCAGTACAAAAATGGCAATCGTGCGGGCAGGTACTTTTAATACATTCATGGTTTCTCCCTCCTCTCCAGTGGTGGAGCTTCTATTTTTATATTGTGCATCACCCGCTACGGCAAGAGATTCTGCCACGACCTCCGGTTAAGAATAGAGATCCTGAATGACCGCCTCGCGGTCGATCTCTATTCTTAAAGGTCGGTCTTTGGCAGAATTCTCTTGCCTTCGCTAAGTGCTTAAAAATTCATGCATGAATAAAGGGGCGCTGGTGGGCGCCCCCCTGGTAGAACTTGCGCCTGTATGGTTGTCGAGTTATTATGCCATGCTCGCAGCGGAGGGAAGGAAATTCTGCCAAAAGGCCGACCTTTGAGAGTGGATATTTACCGCAAAGCGGTATTTCAAAATATCCATTCTCAATCGGAGGCCGCTGGCAGAATTCCTTGCCGGAGCGCTGCTGCAGGTCAGGAAATACTCGCTTAAGGATTCGCCTCGAAAGCTGCCTGGTGCTCTGCCGCCACCTGCTTCGGATCAACCGGCTGTACGAACAGATTCTGGATGCTGCTCAGGTGAACCTGGGATACAGCTGGATTCATCGTGTTATCAAAGGAAAGGTCGCCGCCTTTGATATTTTTGAACAGATCCAGTACATCGATCGCCAGTGGAGAATATCCGGCTGAGGAGAAGTCGCCATCGACTTTTTGACCCAGACCGACTGCATTTTTCAGTTCAAAGGATACTTTTGGATAATTGGTTGCAAAGTATTTCAGGAAATCCTTGGTTTCTGCCAGATGCTCACTGTTGGCGGATACGGCAAATGCACTGCCTGGTGCCAGCATGAACTCATCCGGATTCCCTTTGCCATTAACGGTCGGGAATTTGAATACGCCAACGTCTTTGCCGACTGTGGAAGAATCGTTCGCACCTGTCTCCCATGTACCGATAATGAACATCGCGGCCTGACCGGTACGGAACATGTTACCGCCTGCTGTTGCATCGATAGATGTTGCACCATCAGGGAAAGCTCCTGCCTGTACGAGCTGCTGGAATGCATCTACTGCTTCAATAAAGGCTGGATCGTTAAATGTTTTCTTGCCGTCTGCTACATCCTGCAGGAAGCCAGGACCGCCATTCGTGCGAAGCAGGATGTTCATGAACAAGAACGAGCCTGTCCAGGAATCTTTCTCCCCGATTGCGATAGGCGTAATGCCTGCAGCTTTGAGTTTCTTCACATCAGCCAGCAGCTCTTCAAAAGTAGCTGGTGGAGCATCGATGCCTGCTTTGGCAAACAGGGCTTTGTTGTAGTAGCCGACTTCGATATTGTTGCCATCCGGCAGGGCGTAGACTTTGCCGTCTTTGCTGTAGTAGTCGAGCAGGCCTTCCTGGTATGTATCGCGGAGGCCGTCTTTGTCCAGAATGTCATCCAATGGCGCGAGCAAGCCTGCATCCACATAAGGCTTCATTTGTGCAGAAGGGTTCACGATGGTGATATCCGGGATTTCGCGGGAAGCTGCCTGCGTTTTCAGCTTCAGTTTTTGCTGGTCGGTATTCAGGGTATCCAGAGCGATCTCTACGTTCGGATGTTCTTTCTGGTAGGAATCGACGATTTGACGGATCATTTTATAGGTAGGAGTCGTTGGGTCCGGGTAAATGTTCTGGAACGTGATGGTCACTTTGTCGCCGCTGCTGCCACTCGCGCCTTCACTACTTTTACCGGAATCGCTGTTACCGCATGCTGTCAATCCCAGTGCCAGTGCACCGGTTAGCAGCAGCGATAGTACTTTGCCTGTTTTTCTCATATTGTCTATTATCCCCCTTGGTTAAATGATCAATATTATTATTAACATTACATCCACATTATGCTGTAAACGCTTACTTACAGCAATACAGAAATTCAAGGTTTGAGGTTCGCATTTTCAAGATGTTGTAAAAATAAGGAACTTCGCGCAAAAAGCCTGATCAGGATTGATTGTTCGACTATGGTGATTTTCGACTTCTCTATGTTCAGTAGTATTTTTCGTTGGATTGAAGATTGCACTAAAAAAGTCTGGATAAGCAGACTATAAACAAGGCATAAAGAATGTATTTTTGTTTCTTATTTTCAATAAAATGGTTAGACTGAATGATATAATAATCTCATCTTACGAAAAGGAGAACGACATATGAAAAATGTTGGTATTCAAATGAAACGGTTGATGCTCCCCGCATTCATTGCTTCGGGCTTTCTTGCGGTTTGCAGCGGATCAGCTTTTGCTATGGACAACCATTCAACGTCTCTTCCGGCTTATACCAATCATGTTGTAGCCAGTGTTCATTATGATACAAAGTACACCATGTCCACACCAAATCAAATACATATTACGGTAGTCAGAAACTTTCAGCCAACAGAAGATATTCCGTCTGAAATCCAATATTCGGAGAATCATCCTACTGCAGGACAATGGAGCGGTGTATTGAAACGAACCGATATACAGCAAAAACCAGACTATTCCTCTATCACTTTTACAGGCACCCTTACCCGGGCGTCTAACTGATTCCCTTTCCTGATACCCTACCACTACATAAAAATGTTCAGCAAAAAAAGCTCCACCAAACGGTTACTGAATAGGTTCAGTACCGATCGGGTGGAGCTTTTTGATATCTCTATATCATTGACTTTGTGTTGCTTCTTACTTGTTCATCTTGAACTGGAGGAACAGCTCGTTGTAATGCACCAGCATCTTTTTCCCCAGATTGTCGTACACTTCCAGGCGGCGGGTCAGATCCGCTGGCGGATAGAAGCGTTCGTCTCCAGAAATGTCTTCCGGCAGCAGCTTCAGTGCTGCATCGTTTGGTGTCGAATACCCTACATACTCCGCATTTTGCGCCGCCACTTCAGGGTTCATCATAAAATTAATGAACTTGTGCGCACCCTCTACATTGGCAGCGGTCTTCGGAATAACCATGTTATCGAACCACAGGTTCGTACCTTCCTCCGGTACGACAAAGTCCAGATCTTCGTTCTCGCTCATGATCTCGGACGCATCACCGGAGAATACGAGTCCAGCCGCTGCTTCGTTATTGGCGAGCAGCATTTTGATCTCGTCACCAACGATAGCTTTGACATTTGGCGTCAGCAGCTTGAGCTTGGCCAGCGCTTCTTGCAAGTGAGCTTCTTTGGTGTCGTTCAGTGAGTAATGCAGGCTGTTCAGCGACATCCCCATCACCTCACGGGCACCATCGGTCAGCAGCACATTATTGCGCAGCGATGGGTTCCATAGATCGTCCCAGCTATGGAATTTGAGATTAGTCAGCTTGGGATTATAGACGACACCGACTGTTCCCCAGAAGTAAGGCGCCGAATACTTGTTATTCGGATCAAACGACAGGTTCAGGAACGATGGATCGATATTTTTGAGATTAGGCAGCTTGCTGTGATCCAGCGGCAGCAGCAGGTTCTCCTCGCGCATCTTGGAGATGGCATAGTCGGACGGAATCGCCACGTCGAAAGTAGTACCGCCCTGCTCGATCTTGGTCAGCATCGCTTCGTTGGAATCGAATGTCTGGTAAATAACCGTAATCCCGGTTTCTTTTTGGAACTGGTCCAGCAGGTCGGGATCGATATAGTCGCCCCAGTTGTAGATCGTCAGTGTATTGCTGCCCGAGTACCCCTGGCTGACATTCAGCCGGGCTGCCAGATACATGAGCAGCAGCGCAGCGACGATGATGACGATAAACATACGGCTGATTGTTTTCATTTATCTTGGCACCCCCATTTCGGCAGCCGGTTCACTCCGGCGCGTACGGGTCTGTGCCCGGCGGTTGATCATGTAATAACCGACCACCAGTGCGGTCGTAAACAGGAAGATCAGCGTAGACAATGCATTGATCGACAGTGCCACACCCTGTCTTGCCCGGGAATAAATCTCGACCGACAGCGTGGAATATCCGTTACCGGTCACGAAGAACGTCACGGCAAAGTCATCCAGCGAGTACGTGAATGCCATGAAGAACCCGGCAAAGATTCCCTGCTTGATAAAAGGCAGGATAACACGTGCCAGTACATCCCGTCGGCTGGCGCCCAGATCGCGTGCCGCATCGACCAGCGTCGGGCTCATTTCCTGCAGACGCGGCAGAATCATCAGCACGGTAATCGGAATACTGAACGCGATATGCGAGATCAGTACCGAGGCAAAGCCCAGCTTGATGCCTACAATCGTGAACAGGATCAGGAACGATGCACCGATAATAACGTCCGGGCTGACGATCAGCACGTTGTTGAGCGACAGCACGGCATCCTTAAGCCGGCGACGCTGAATGCGGTCTATCGCCAGCGCACCGATAATACCGATAATCGTCGCAATCGCCGAAGACAGCAGCGCGATGACCAGCGTATTGATCAGAATAATCATCAGGCGCGTATCCTGGAACACCTCGCCATACCACTGCCAGGTGAAGCCTTCGAATTCATGCATATTGCCTGCACTGTTGAACGAGTAATACATCAGGTACAGAATAGGCGCGTACAGGACGGCGAAGACGAGTACCAGATACAGATTACCCCATTTATTTTTATTTCCCATGACGCACCTCCTGTCCGAAGCCGCCGGTCAGCAGCATCAGTACAGCCATCGCAATAATCAGCACGACAGCAACTGTTGAACCCATGCCCCAGTCCTGAGTGACCAGGAAATGCTGCTCAATCGCCGTACCGAGAGTAATTACCTTGTTGCCGGCGATCAGGCGGGTAATCATAAACAGTGACAGGGAAGGGATAAATACCGCCATGCAGCCGGATTTGACTCCGGACAGCGTCAGCGGGAAAATCACGCGACGGAATGTTGTCCAGCCGGATGCACCAAGATCGCGTGCTGCCGAGATCAGCGTTGGATTGAGTTCTTCCAGTGCATTATAGATCGGCAAAATCATGAACGGCACGAAAATATACACCGATACAAATACAAAACTGAATGCGTTGAACAGCAATTGCTGCTCTCCGATACCAATCGCGCCCAGCAGCGCATTCACCGGACCATACGTACCGAAAATCCCGATAAACGCATACGTTTTGAGGAGCAGATTGATCCATGTCGGCAGGATAATCAGCAGAATCCACAGCTGCCGGTGCTTGGTCCGGGTCAGCAGATACGCCGCCGGATAAGCAATCAGCAGCGAGAACAAGGTCACCAGAAAGGCATACCAGAACGAGCTGAGCGTCATCTGCATATATACCGGTGTGAAGAACGTGCGGTAATTCTGCAGTGTCAGATTCCCATCTACATCGAAAAAGGAATAATACGCAACCAGCACCACCGGTGCCACGACAAACAAGACGATCCATACGTAATATGGCAGCATATAGATCGCGCGCGTATTAGCCTGCATGGATACCGCCTTCTCCGTATCCTTCCAGACGGCGGTCGAAATCTTCTTCACTTTCCCCGAATCGCATAACGTGAATCGCTTCGGCCTCAAAATCAAGACCGATCTGGCTGCCCGGCTCCGCCTTGCGAGTGGAATGTACGAGCCATTCGTGACCGGAATCGTCATAGCAGCTAATCTCGTAGTGAACACCGCGGAACAGCTGGCTGTCGACGCGTACTTTGAGCTTGCCCCGGTCTTCGGTGGTCAGCTCCAGATCTTCCGGACGAATGACCACTTCGATCGCTTCATTCGGACGTAGTCCGGCATCGACACACTGGAACTGCTTGCCGTTGAATTCCACCAGATAGTCCTCGATCATCCGGCCGGGTACGATATTCGATTCCCCGATAAAGTCTGCCACAAAGCGGTTAATCGGCTCATCGTAGATATCGTTCGGCGTACCGCTCTGCTCGATCTTGCCTTTGTTCATAACAAAA
It encodes the following:
- a CDS encoding sensor histidine kinase, with the protein product MPRRFHSIHTRLFILFLFCMTAILLIVSALFYNRTTTQFHEKLGEIAQKNVSQTAGLLDLLLASYDSLSKSISTNGDIVRLVGEKKKLPPQVEYINQHSITTMMGAIYFSRDDLVGIHIIGENGKIYNYGNYTTVVDPRYSSSDWYRKINDSSGKMVWLGVFPHSLIDTTEDDAVFAFGRPIFDLNEQHQIGIVLFEAKADTVLAAMSNLKLGPNSDVDIITREGKSVPTSLEANPVHTLLPEHMKAPSDPGEVIVDQLGDRLIAASKLGTTDWTVVSSTPSQDLDVELTQTKRYLFIVVTILILVAALIALIVSRTISLPLQRLVRQMKQVENGNFHGIVRVTSYQEINVVVASFNHMVKRVEELIERVKISSVSEKNAELHALQSQVNPHFLYNTLDMIYWMLDEKGNDRLGEVVLSLSHMFRYSSHWEGNAEVTLREEVEQIRHYLNIIQMRLEDRLTVEIDIDEQWMNLPVPKMLLQPVIENAVKHGLEAQKSGLLTVRAVPDAKYLNIRVQDNGAGMPPETLMRLRRSLDTYTAEPAGEGESTGIRQGIGMQNLHQRLKYMFGDEYGIGIESVQDEGTTITLRLPLPVQPAGQHPAVQRLTTNHPDSIFDPGQTGRSEWERGT
- a CDS encoding carbohydrate ABC transporter permease, whose protein sequence is MLKVKKGFVYLLFAILVVTQLYPLFWLLMYSLKTNEEILSGSFFSFPKLPQWHNYAEAYTSGSYLKYLGNSVLVTGVTLLAVIILSAMTAYAISRFKWKYGPYVLLLFLLGMMIPMQATLLPLMIIFKNLDLLDTRWSIIIPYTAFALPIAVFILSGFMRAIPTDIEESAFMDGASVYRIFRSIILPISLPPVMTVCILTFINIWNEYIVAATFISSENLKTLPFGVYTFVSQYSVNYGNIGAFLIMGALPVIVIYFLLSERITKGMVAGAVKG
- a CDS encoding carbohydrate ABC transporter permease translates to MNVLKVPARTIAIFVLPCLLLYIGTVFVPILVSFYTATLDWNGIGDAKFIGLANFHTLLFEDNNFWPSVKRTLMYSVFSMIEIPFCLLFAILLNRYVRKGNRLVTIYFVPVILSNVILGQLWKTIYNPTSMGGMLNGILIQLGLENWTHSWLTEPATAMYALYFVSLWQYFGYHLLIQFTGVQNIPDEIYEAAKIDGADGFKADRYITFPMIVPIFKISIVLAFIGSLQAFELVMVMTGGGPAHATDTIATHMYNMSFLSQKYGYGSAIATFLVVFCLAVTVVINFIFNKIERKVT
- a CDS encoding extracellular solute-binding protein; amino-acid sequence: MRKTGKVLSLLLTGALALGLTACGNSDSGKSSEGASGSSGDKVTITFQNIYPDPTTPTYKMIRQIVDSYQKEHPNVEIALDTLNTDQQKLKLKTQAASREIPDITIVNPSAQMKPYVDAGLLAPLDDILDKDGLRDTYQEGLLDYYSKDGKVYALPDGNNIEVGYYNKALFAKAGIDAPPATFEELLADVKKLKAAGITPIAIGEKDSWTGSFLFMNILLRTNGGPGFLQDVADGKKTFNDPAFIEAVDAFQQLVQAGAFPDGATSIDATAGGNMFRTGQAAMFIIGTWETGANDSSTVGKDVGVFKFPTVNGKGNPDEFMLAPGSAFAVSANSEHLAETKDFLKYFATNYPKVSFELKNAVGLGQKVDGDFSSAGYSPLAIDVLDLFKNIKGGDLSFDNTMNPAVSQVHLSSIQNLFVQPVDPKQVAAEHQAAFEANP
- a CDS encoding ABC transporter substrate-binding protein; the protein is MKTISRMFIVIIVAALLLMYLAARLNVSQGYSGSNTLTIYNWGDYIDPDLLDQFQKETGITVIYQTFDSNEAMLTKIEQGGTTFDVAIPSDYAISKMREENLLLPLDHSKLPNLKNIDPSFLNLSFDPNNKYSAPYFWGTVGVVYNPKLTNLKFHSWDDLWNPSLRNNVLLTDGAREVMGMSLNSLHYSLNDTKEAHLQEALAKLKLLTPNVKAIVGDEIKMLLANNEAAAGLVFSGDASEIMSENEDLDFVVPEEGTNLWFDNMVIPKTAANVEGAHKFINFMMNPEVAAQNAEYVGYSTPNDAALKLLPEDISGDERFYPPADLTRRLEVYDNLGKKMLVHYNELFLQFKMNK
- a CDS encoding ABC transporter permease → MGNKNKWGNLYLVLVFAVLYAPILYLMYYSFNSAGNMHEFEGFTWQWYGEVFQDTRLMIILINTLVIALLSSAIATIIGIIGALAIDRIQRRRLKDAVLSLNNVLIVSPDVIIGASFLILFTIVGIKLGFASVLISHIAFSIPITVLMILPRLQEMSPTLVDAARDLGASRRDVLARVILPFIKQGIFAGFFMAFTYSLDDFAVTFFVTGNGYSTLSVEIYSRARQGVALSINALSTLIFLFTTALVVGYYMINRRAQTRTRRSEPAAEMGVPR
- a CDS encoding ABC transporter permease → MQANTRAIYMLPYYVWIVLFVVAPVVLVAYYSFFDVDGNLTLQNYRTFFTPVYMQMTLSSFWYAFLVTLFSLLIAYPAAYLLTRTKHRQLWILLIILPTWINLLLKTYAFIGIFGTYGPVNALLGAIGIGEQQLLFNAFSFVFVSVYIFVPFMILPIYNALEELNPTLISAARDLGASGWTTFRRVIFPLTLSGVKSGCMAVFIPSLSLFMITRLIAGNKVITLGTAIEQHFLVTQDWGMGSTVAVVLIIAMAVLMLLTGGFGQEVRHGK